GCAGTCGTCCGGAGGGTTCTCGCAATTCGGCGTTGATGTTGAACTTCAGCACGCCGAGACTGTTGGTGAGCTTGATCGATGGCTGCAGGCGCAGCTCCGCGCTGGCACCGCTGTCGTGGGCCGCGTAGCGCAACGAGTGTTCAAGAGCGAAGTTGGATCGCAGCATGTCGTCCACTATGTCCTCGCGCACGTCCCGCTGCAGAGCGCCGCTGGCGAGGCGCTCCAGCAGCGGCTTGGCCGGCAACTGCGCCTTGTCCTGCGCCGCGCTCTTGACCATCCCCGATGCGAGCAGGGAGCCGACCAGGCCGCTAACCGCACCGGCCGCTGCCACCTGCCCGGCGCTGGCCCCCGGGGATGACTGCACCGGATACTGCGCCGTCAGCAGTTCCGACGTAACGCCGGGATAGTAGCGCCAGGGCTCCGGCCGCACCTCTACCACCAGCGGCGCGTTCTCGAGCGGGTCGATTTCCAAGTAGAGCGTGGCGAGTGCGTTGACCGCCTCGGGATTGGCGGCGGAGATATGGTAGGTGGAATGGCTGGCACACCCCGCCAGCAGGACCCCGAGCAGGGTCGATGTAATGCGTTTTTTCATAAATTGCACCGGCAGCGGTGCGGGCCGCTGCCGTCATCCGGTCGTTGTTATAGTTTTTCCGGTGTTTCCTGCTGCGCCGTCGTCGCCTCGTCCGCGCCCTGTTTCAGCGCCAGACTGCTGCCGCTGGCGTTGCGCTTTGCCAGCGCACCGATGACGTCCTGCCGGGCCTGATTCATCACCACGTAAAAGGAGTTGGTCAGCCCGGGGAATTTCGGTTTTTCGTCCCACTCACCGTCGGCGTAGGCGGCGTGCGGCATGTTGGCGTACCACAGCAGCTGGTTGCTGGAGAGATCAATCAGCTCGCCGTGTACATCAAACACCGCGCGCGGCGCATCGGTGGGCACAAAACCGTAGTAAGGACGCGCCAGTCCAGTGCGGGTCGCGGTGAGCTTGAGCAGGTAGTCCACCCCGTATTGCTGCGCCATCGCGCGGTGATCCCTGGCGGCAAAGTAGGTTTGGTCCTTGCTGTCAGGATCCTTGAATTTTGCCATTTTCACGGCCTTTGCCGGCGCCTGCAGACGCACGACCTGGAAGCCCGCGCTCTCCAGGCTGTGGCTCAGGTCTTCAGAGACGGCGACGAATTCGTCCAACCCCTGACGCTCGATATTGTCAGTCAGCGCACTGGTGGCGGCACTGATGATCGCGTAATCGAGCAGACCGACATTGCCCTCCAGGGCCAGGCCCGGCTTTTCCGGCACCTTGAGCATCACCCCGACGCTCTTGCCCTTCTGCGTGTAAAAGCTCTGGTCCAGCGCCACCGGCGGCTGCGGTGTGGCACAACCGACCAGCGCAACCAGCGCGCAGATGGCAATCAGGCGAAACAGGTTTTTCATACGACCCCCCATTTTTTGATTTTATTGGCGTTCTGAAAGTGAACTAATAGACAATTATTCATTGTCTCGGGGAGGGTGAAAGGTGACTTATATGACTAACAGAAATTAACTAAATTAATTCTGTTTATTTTGCCAAGCCGTACGCACTTCCCGGACGCAGTGTTCACTGCGCCGCGGCGGAAGGGTATGCGGTTCGGTTTTTTGCCGTCCGGGCAACGCGAAATTCCCGTCTTTTCGCGCAAAGTGTGTACGGCGCGGCTAACGCTTTGCCGCGTCAGTCGGCGGTTCAATACGATCGGTACTGATAGACCGCGTCTGGTAATAGGCTTCCTCGCTGATACGGTGATAGGGGATTACCTGCGCTTTAAATGCCTTGTACGCCTTGTAAACGCGGGCAAACTGCGGATCTTCCGCCGCGGTTTCTTCCATGATCTGGTTGTTGATCTTTTTCAGGTAGGCGATGACATCGTCCGGCAGGCGGCGCAACTGCACACCGTGTTTCTGCACCAGCTCCTGCAGCGCGCGGTTGTTGCGCGCGGTGTACTCGTCGAGCATATCCTGGTTGGCATCGCGGGCGGCGGTGCGCACGATTGCCTGCAGGTCCGGCGGCAGCTTTTCGAACGCGGTCTTGTTGACGATAAATTCGAGGATCGAGCCCGGCTCGTGCCAGCCCGGGTAGTAGTAGTACTTGGCGATCTGGTAGAAGCCAAACGCCAGGTCATTGTAGGGGCCGACCCACTCGGTGGCGTCGATCACGCCGGTCTGCAGCGCCGTGTACAGCTCGCCGCCGGGGATGGTCACCGCGGTGCCGCCGGCGCGATTCAGCACCTCGCCGCCGAGGCCGGGAATGCGCATCTTCAGGCCCTTGAGGTCGTCGACGGAATTGATTTCCTTGTTGAACCAGCCCGCCATCTGCACGCCGGTGGAG
This region of Microbulbifer sp. SAOS-129_SWC genomic DNA includes:
- a CDS encoding TRAP transporter substrate-binding protein — protein: MKKINWYPPVILGLLALLVITFGALVVSRSAQGPVQHFAKGSDQQTFEWKLVTTWPKNFPGLGSAPERFAKKVAAMSNGRLKIKVYGAGELVPAMGVFGAVSDGAAQMGHGAAYYWKGKIPAAQFFTAVPFGLNAQEMNGWLHYGGGMQLWRELYEPFDLIPMAGGSTGVQMAGWFNKEINSVDDLKGLKMRIPGLGGEVLNRAGGTAVTIPGGELYTALQTGVIDATEWVGPYNDLAFGFYQIAKYYYYPGWHEPGSILEFIVNKTAFEKLPPDLQAIVRTAARDANQDMLDEYTARNNRALQELVQKHGVQLRRLPDDVIAYLKKINNQIMEETAAEDPQFARVYKAYKAFKAQVIPYHRISEEAYYQTRSISTDRIEPPTDAAKR